One segment of Arvicanthis niloticus isolate mArvNil1 chromosome 5, mArvNil1.pat.X, whole genome shotgun sequence DNA contains the following:
- the Cldn19 gene encoding claudin-19 isoform X1: MANSGLQLLGYFLALGGWVGIIASTALPQWKQSSYAGDAIITAVGLYEGLWMSCASQSTGQVQCKLYDSLLALDGHIQSARALMVVAVLLGFVGMVLSVVGMKCTRVGDSNPIAKGRVAISGGALFLLAGLCTLTAVSWYATLVTQEFFNPSTPVNARYEFGPALFVGWASAGLAMLGGSFLCCTCPEPERANSIPQPYRSGPSTAARELGPDGLPTTEGPQRTALWARQPSTLPVLTVST, encoded by the exons ATGGCCAATTCAGGCCTCCAGCTCCTGGGCTACTTCCTAGCCTTGGGTGGCTGGGTGGGCATCATCGCCAGTACTGCTCTGCCACAGTGGAAGCAGTCCTCCTATGCAGGCGATGCCATCATCACTGCCGTGGGCCTCTACGAAGGGCTGTGGATGTCTTGTGCCTCTCAGAGCACCGGGCAGGTGCAATGCAAACTCTACGATTCACTCCTGGCCCTGGACG GTCATATCCAGTCAGCAAGAGCCCTGATGGTAGTGGCCGTGCTCCTGGGCTTTGTGGGCATGGTGCTCAGTGTCGTGGGCATGAAGTGTACTCGGGTTGGAGACAGTAACCCTATTGCCAAGGGCCGTGTGGCCATCTCGGGAGGTGCTCTCTTCCTCTTGGCAG GTCTCTGTACTTTGACTGCTGTCTCATGGTACGCTACCCTGGTGACCCAGGAATTCTTCAACCCCAGCACTCCTGTCAATGCCAG GTATGAATTTGGCCCAGCTCTGTTCGTTGGCTGGGCCTCTGCTGGCCTGGCCATGCTGGGTGGTTCCTTTCTCTGCTGCACATGCCCAGAACCTGAACGAGCCAACAGCATCCCACAGCCTTATCGCTCTGGACCCTCAACTGCTGCCCGAGA GCTGGGCCCCGACGGCCTCCCAACAACGGAAGGACCTCAGCGCACAGCACTCTGGGCCAGACAGCCTTCCACACTCCCAGTTCTCACAGTGAGCACATAG
- the Cldn19 gene encoding claudin-19 isoform X2 has translation MANSGLQLLGYFLALGGWVGIIASTALPQWKQSSYAGDAIITAVGLYEGLWMSCASQSTGQVQCKLYDSLLALDGHIQSARALMVVAVLLGFVGMVLSVVGMKCTRVGDSNPIAKGRVAISGGALFLLAGLCTLTAVSWYATLVTQEFFNPSTPVNARYEFGPALFVGWASAGLAMLGGSFLCCTCPEPERANSIPQPYRSGPSTAAREPVVKLPASVKGPLGV, from the exons ATGGCCAATTCAGGCCTCCAGCTCCTGGGCTACTTCCTAGCCTTGGGTGGCTGGGTGGGCATCATCGCCAGTACTGCTCTGCCACAGTGGAAGCAGTCCTCCTATGCAGGCGATGCCATCATCACTGCCGTGGGCCTCTACGAAGGGCTGTGGATGTCTTGTGCCTCTCAGAGCACCGGGCAGGTGCAATGCAAACTCTACGATTCACTCCTGGCCCTGGACG GTCATATCCAGTCAGCAAGAGCCCTGATGGTAGTGGCCGTGCTCCTGGGCTTTGTGGGCATGGTGCTCAGTGTCGTGGGCATGAAGTGTACTCGGGTTGGAGACAGTAACCCTATTGCCAAGGGCCGTGTGGCCATCTCGGGAGGTGCTCTCTTCCTCTTGGCAG GTCTCTGTACTTTGACTGCTGTCTCATGGTACGCTACCCTGGTGACCCAGGAATTCTTCAACCCCAGCACTCCTGTCAATGCCAG GTATGAATTTGGCCCAGCTCTGTTCGTTGGCTGGGCCTCTGCTGGCCTGGCCATGCTGGGTGGTTCCTTTCTCTGCTGCACATGCCCAGAACCTGAACGAGCCAACAGCATCCCACAGCCTTATCGCTCTGGACCCTCAACTGCTGCCCGAGA ACCCGTTGTTAAGTTGCCCGCCTCGGTCAAGGGCCCCCTGGGTGTGTAA